One genomic region from Biomphalaria glabrata chromosome 7, xgBioGlab47.1, whole genome shotgun sequence encodes:
- the LOC106061533 gene encoding pyruvate dehydrogenase [acetyl-transferring]-phosphatase 1, mitochondrial-like, with translation MLCPRYRSTPLFTLSKHILNIHGTTASTKVCNNTSGVVQNIIRCHSFMKMFYKLRLAHAPDPVESPRLTPQMVTSIIRMNETSVKQPGGVVKEVHCNQLPANKPTEDRHLEAKLKSSDKYLFGVFDGHAGCACAQTLKDRLFKYIAVALSDPDKLNQLYQGGQMAADDLVDYLSTALVDNVSPDLGHIHRQSLFQFVQDSQDMYCVDTNIEEALKNAFLRMDLDISNEVNFPTTDEALRADLINIAFSGAVSCVAYIDGLDLYVANVGDCRAVIGSHSSESEAWHATQITEQHDAQNAEEVKRLCSKHPNERNNILKDGRLFGELMPLRAFGDIRYKWSKNDLRSLSQIVGKNIHPFLGDYRNLNIPKHFRTPPYLDAEPEIKHYRLTPRDRFLVISTDGLWDSEGMSVDKVVSLVGHHLDGRQVLAHFHPPENAKLGEINTMLRKRKSGLAKRAVDENVTTHLIRHALGLEHGQISAQLTLPEKLVRYYRDDITITVIYFDTDYIMDYTRKH, from the exons ATGTTGTGCCCAAGATACAGATCTACGCCTTTATTTACATTATCAAAACATATTCTCAACATTCATGGAACAACTGCAAGCACAAAAGTCTGTAACAACACATCTGGAGTGGTTCAAAACATCATCAGATGTCATtcatttatgaaaatgttttacaaacttAGACTAGCACATGCACCTGATCCTGTTGAATCTCCACGACTAACTCCACAAATGGTAACATCTATAATAAGGATGAATGAAACATCAGTGAAGCAGCCTGGTGGAGTGGTCAAAGAAGTTCATTGTAATCAATTACCA gcaaACAAGCCAACTGAAGATCGCCACTTAGAAGCCAAGCTAAAATCATCTGACAAGTATTTATTTGGTGTGTTTGATGGACATGCTGGCTGCGCATGTGCACAGACCCTCAAGGAcagattatttaaatatattgcaGTTGCACTGTCTGACCCAGACAAGCTTAATCAGCTCTACCAAGGAGGACAAATGGCTGCTGATGATCTTGTTGATTATCTCAGCACAGCGCTTGTAGACAATGTCAGCCCTGATCTTGGGCATATACATCGTCAGAGTCTCTTTCAGTTTGTCCAAGACTCTCAGGACATGTACTGTGTAGATACCAAT aTAGAAGAGGCTTTAAAGAATGCTTTCTTACGTATGGACCTGGACATATCAAATGAAGTTAACTTTCCAACAACTGATGAGGCTCTTAGAGCAGACCTAATCAATATTGCCTTCTCTGGTGCAGTGAGCTGTGTGGCTTATATTGATGGACTAGATCTCTATGTTGCTAATGTTGGTGATTGTCGAGCCGTGATAGGTAGCCACTCAAGTGAATCTGAAGCCTGGCATGCAACTCAGATCACAGAGCAACATGATGCTCAAAATGCGGAAGAAGTGAAACGGCTCTGTTCAAAGCATCCCAATGAGAGAAACAACATACTAAAAGATGGAAGACTTTTTGGAGAGCTCATGCCACTTCGTGCATTTGGTGACATAAGATATAAATGGTCTAAAAATGATCTCCGATCTCTGTCACAAATTGTGGGAAAGAACATTCATCCTTTCCTTGGTGATTACAGAAATCTGAACATACCAAAACATTTTCGAACACCTCCATATTTAGATGCTGAACCTGAAATAAAACACTATAGGTTGACACCCCGAGATAGGTTTCTGGTGATTTCAACTGATGGTCTGTGGGACTCCGAAGGCATGTCTGTGGATAAAGTTGTTTCTCTGGTTGGTCACCATTTAGATGGCCGCCAAGTCCTGGCCCATTTTCATCCTCCAGAAAATGCAAAACTTGGTGAAATCAACACAATGCTCCGAAAGCGCAAAAGTGGTTTAGCTAAACGGGCTGTGGATGAAAACGTGACAACACATCTGATTAGACATGCTTTAGGTCTAGAGCATGGACAGATTTCCGCTCAGCTGACCCTTCCTGAAAAGTTAGTGCGCTACTATAGGGATGATATAACAATCACTGTGATCTACTTTGACACTGATTATATCATGGACTACACAAGAAAACATTGA
- the LOC106061531 gene encoding GPI ethanolamine phosphate transferase 1-like translates to MIIWQFIVLGVAVHVILFYSIFDIYFKSPLVHGMTPVTTGVPAPSKRLVLFVADGLRADKFFELDISGNYRAPYLRNIIENSGAWGISHTRVPTESRPGHVAIIAGFYEDVSAIAKGWKENPVQFDSVFNESYHTWSWGSPDILPMFAKGASGDHVITNSYSSELEDFGGGDMSILDNWVFDNAEAFFTSASTNSTLHEMLQRDKVVFFFHLLGIDTHGHAHKPHSLAYSKNINLVDSEIQKMVSMIENFYGNDSLTSYVMTADHGMTDWGSHGAGQPHETLTPLVTWGAGIRKPILTSNCGAYGDKFCTAWNLESVKRNDVQQVDIAPLMSYLIGVPYPMNSIGILPIDLLSASEGDKATALLANAEQILAQFQVKMEQVKERTISVTFRPFLELVESEKLHTVRHIKHLIKNGQIEEAVKDTQRLIDTALRGLQYYQTYDRLFLGASIVLGFLGWMSYTFCILVFEYTNIGEDRVEMVERNKTFTVVFVALAIIITVLLYVQSLPFMCYTYCLLPVLLWYKFFQGWSVMTEAFQAAVENQLLRDIIVSMSFCAVGLEIVILSFYYRELLSLGLVALSAWPLVTYYWYGLWPASTATCIGWSVTCLLVAVFPILPVASKHTQYHLVLISGVLTVLIGFTLVFKYFTTVKHSLKYLWILQLTLISFSVLTVKLTSDSIIGGKGLPLACQFTSWFVLGVSIVLPMLSPTTLYHRLMSLILSMFSPYLLLSITYEGLFLMSLISLLYFWLQMEFEALDSSGRNVSENVDFREGGLVTDDLESPTFSRYLELADSRRAFFFVFYMIVAFFGTGNIASINSFDPSTVYCFLTVFHPFVMGALMFFKILIPFLIVTCAFRAVHVLTRAPLRSLFLLVFIMSDFMGLHFFFLVKDYGSWLDIGTTISHYVIVMLLNIFMLVLTGISHGLTCWSLMWLIKGDKQS, encoded by the exons ATGATTATATGGCAGTTCATTGTGCTGGGAGTGGCTGTTCATGTTATACTTTTTTATTCCATCTTTGACATTTACTTTAAATCTCCACTGGTTCACGGAATGACGCCCGTCACAACTGGAGTTCCTGCCCCATCAAAACGATTGGTTCTCTTTGTTGCTGATGGATTAAGAGCAGATAAATTTTTTGAATTAGACATATCAGGAAATTACAGAGCTCCATACCTGAG gaACATCATTGAAAACTCTGGAGCATGGGGAATTTCACACACTAGAGTTCCAACGGAGTCTCGTCCTGGCCATGTAGCTATCATAGCAGGCTTCTATGAAGATGTCAGCGCAATAGCTAAAG gcTGGAAAGAGAATCCTGTACAATTTGATTCTGTCTTTAATGAAAGTTATCACACCTGGTCTTGGGGAAGTCCAGATATACTACCAATGTTTGCAAAAG GGGCAAGTGGTGATCATGTGATTACCAATAGCTATTCATCTGAGTTGGAAGATTTTGGTGGAGGAGACATGTCTATATTAGATAACTGGGTCTTTGACAATGCTGAg GCATTTTTTACCTCAGCATCTACAAATTCAACACTGCATGAAATGTTACAGAGAGATAAGGTTGTGTTTTTCTTTCATCTGCTGGGCATCGACACACATGGACATGCCCATAAACCTCATTCCTT GGCCTATTCCAAAAATATCAATTTAGTTGATTCTGAGATTCAGAAAATGGTTTCAATGATAGAGAACTTTTATGGCAATGATTCACTTACATCTTATGTGATGACAGCAGATCATGGCATGACAGACTGGG GTTCTCATGGTGCTGGTCAACCTCATGAAACTTTAACGCCATTGGTGACATGGGGAGCTGGCATCAGAAAACCAATACTTACCAGCAATTGTGGAGCATATGGGGATAAATTTTGCACAG CTTGGAATCTTGAGTCTGTGAAAAGAAATGATGTGCAACAG GTAGATATAGCACCATTGATGTCTTACTTGATAGGAGTACCATACCCGATGAATTCTATA GGTATTTTACCAATTGATCTTTTGAGTGCTTCAGAAGGGGATAAAGCAACTGCACTTTTAGCCAATGCTGAGCAAATTTTGGCCCAGTTTCAG GTCAAGATGGAGCaagtgaaagagagaacaaTATCAGTAACATTTCGACCTTTTCT AGAACTGGTGGAGTCAGAGAAG cTCCATACGGTGAGACACATCAAGCATCTTATTAAAAATGGACAAATTGAAGAAGCA GTTAAAGACACACAAAGACTTATTGACACAGCTCTCAGGGGCCTTCAGTATTACCAGACATATGATCGTTTATTTCTTGG AGCCAGCATAGTACTTGGATTTCTAGGATGGATGAGCTACACATTCTGTATTCTGGTATTTGAATACACCAACATAGGTGAAGATAGAGTTGAGATGGTTGAAAGAAACAAGACCTTTACAGTGGTCTTTGTAGCTTTGGCCATCATCATCACAGTCTTATTATATG TCCAGTCTTTGCCCTTCATGTGTTACACCTACTGTCTGTTGCCTGTGTTGCTTTGGTACAAATTTTTCCAAGG GTGGAGTGTGATGACAGAAGCTTTTCAAGCAGCAGTAGAGAATCAACTTCTAAGGGACATTATTGTCTCTATGAGTTTTTGTGCAGTTGGACTAGAAATAGTT ATTCTTAGCTTCTATTACCGTGAATTGCTTTCTCTAGGACTAGTGGCTCTTTCTGCTTGGCCACTGGTAACATATTATTGGTATGGTCTTTGGCCAGCCAGCACTGCAACTTGTATAGGCTGGAGTGTGACTTGCCTGCTTGTTGCAGTGTTTCCCATATTGCCAGTAGCTAGTAAACATACACAGTATCATTTGGT ACTTATCAGTGGTGTCCTGACAGTTCTAATTGGTTTTACATTAGTATTTAA ATATTTTACAACTGTTAAGCATTCATTAAAATACTTGTGGATTTTACAG tTGACATTAATCAGTTTTTCAGTACTGACTGTCAAGTTGACATCTGACAGTATCATTGGTGGAAAAGGCCTGCCATTGGCATGTCAATTTACCAGCTGGTTTGTCTTAG GAGTGTCTATAGTGCTTCCAATGCTAAGCCCAACTACATTGTATCACAGGCTGATGTCTCTGATCCTTTCAATGTTTTCACCCTATCTACTGCTCAGTATTAC CTATGAGGGACTTTTTCTCATGTCACTCATATCACTTCTGTATTTTTGGTTACAGATGGAATTTGAGGCATTAGATAGTTCTGGAAGAAAT GTATCTGAAAATGTTGACTTTCGAGAAGGTGGTCTAGTCACAGATGATCTGGAATCTCCAACATTTTCCCGCTATCTAGAGCTGGCTGATTCGAGAAGAGCTTTCTTTTTT GTCTTCTACATGATAGTTGCCTTTTTTGGTACTGGAAACATTGCAAGTATCAACAG TTTCGATCCATCCACTGTGTATTGTTTTCTGACAGTGTTTCATCCATTTGTTATGGGAGCTTTGATGTTTTTTAAG atttTGATACCGTTTCTGATTGTGACGTGTGCATTTCGTGCTGTCCATGTTTTGACAAGAGCTCCTCTCAGATCCTTGTTCCTCCTGGTGTTTATCATGTCTGATTTCATGGGACTG CATTTTTTCTTCCTGGTCAAGGACTATGGCAGCTGGTTGGATATTGGAACAACTATAAGTCACTATGTGATTGTTATGcttctgaatattttcatgCTGGTACTAACTGGCATATCTCATGGATTAACTTGTTGGAGTCTCATGTGGCTTATCAAGGGGGATAAGCAATCTTAA